The following proteins are encoded in a genomic region of Bacillus sp. FJAT-22090:
- a CDS encoding aminopeptidase, which translates to MNFQQKLEEYAELIVKVGLNIQKNQQLLINTTTETIEFTRLVVKKAYEAGAKRVDVNYSDGPNTRSFYDLAPDEAFHEYPKWAAMQRDELIENKGALLWIDAENPDLLEGVSVEKISNFHKASGKALENYRKAVMNDVITWSIVAMPSEKWAAKVFPDLQAEEQMQALWNLIFQVVRIGEGTAVQQWKEHIENLESRASLLNAKRYKKLHYTAEGTDIQVELPKGHIWMSGASKNAQSVPFIANMPTEEVYTAPLKTGVNGYVKNTKPLAYKGNVIDDFTLTFENGAITKVEATTGEVLLKELTQTDEGAKYLGEIALVPHESPISASNVLFFNTLFDENASNHFAIGEAYPTCVEGARGLSPSELENLGLNTSIVHEDFMIGSADMDIMGELEDGTIEPIFKKGSWAF; encoded by the coding sequence ATGAATTTTCAACAAAAATTAGAGGAATACGCAGAGCTTATCGTAAAAGTAGGTTTAAATATTCAAAAAAATCAACAGTTGCTTATTAATACAACAACGGAAACGATTGAATTTACCAGACTTGTTGTAAAAAAAGCGTATGAAGCTGGTGCAAAGCGAGTAGATGTAAATTATTCTGATGGACCAAATACAAGATCATTTTATGATTTAGCTCCAGACGAAGCATTCCATGAATATCCGAAATGGGCAGCTATGCAACGAGATGAGTTAATTGAAAACAAAGGTGCTTTATTATGGATCGATGCGGAAAATCCAGATTTACTTGAAGGTGTTTCGGTTGAAAAAATCTCAAACTTCCATAAAGCAAGCGGGAAAGCACTTGAAAATTATAGAAAAGCAGTGATGAATGATGTCATTACTTGGTCAATTGTTGCGATGCCTTCTGAAAAATGGGCAGCAAAGGTATTTCCGGATTTACAAGCAGAAGAGCAAATGCAAGCTCTTTGGAATTTAATTTTTCAAGTAGTAAGAATTGGTGAAGGAACAGCGGTTCAACAATGGAAAGAGCATATCGAAAATTTAGAAAGCCGTGCCTCACTATTAAATGCGAAGCGTTATAAAAAATTACATTACACAGCAGAGGGAACAGATATCCAAGTGGAACTACCAAAAGGTCATATTTGGATGTCAGGAGCTAGTAAAAATGCGCAATCCGTTCCTTTTATAGCTAATATGCCTACGGAAGAAGTTTATACTGCTCCATTAAAAACAGGAGTTAATGGTTATGTGAAAAACACTAAACCGCTCGCATATAAAGGGAATGTCATTGATGATTTTACATTAACTTTTGAAAACGGTGCTATTACGAAGGTTGAAGCAACTACTGGTGAGGTGCTTTTAAAAGAATTAACACAAACAGATGAGGGTGCAAAATATTTAGGGGAAATTGCGCTAGTTCCACATGAATCTCCAATTTCTGCATCTAATGTTTTATTTTTTAATACCCTATTTGATGAAAATGCTTCGAATCATTTTGCTATTGGAGAAGCTTACCCGACATGTGTGGAAGGTGCGCGTGGATTATCTCCAAGTGAGCTTGAAAACTTAGGGCTCAATACTTCCATTGTTCATGAAGACTTCATGATTGGTTCTGCTGATATGGATATTATGGGAGAATTAGAAGATGGTACAATAGAGCCTATTTTCAAAAAAGGTTCTTGGGCTTTTTAA
- a CDS encoding SGNH/GDSL hydrolase family protein yields the protein MKKWIVVILLLVFPFTSFSVEANGAEVYIALGDSLAAGQTPNRSIDTGYTDLIAQELKKSQQLAYYSKALAFPGYTTADVLKTVRTKESKELLKNASIVTISAGANDLLRLVQLNAANGSISYKQIQVNYALNMVRKNMEAIVKEVQVTAPNAKIYVLGYYFSYPHLRETQKVGIRKELNALHSILKTEAEANGAIYVSVEEDFSNKEKELLPNVSDVHPTMEGYRLMANAFFKKYNANLQVNPKELPAPNPLTFEQILNSQKEKAETPVSRVEGLDRYLSLTELRPLI from the coding sequence ATGAAAAAGTGGATAGTTGTAATCTTACTCCTTGTGTTTCCTTTCACGTCTTTTTCTGTAGAGGCAAATGGTGCTGAAGTATATATCGCTTTAGGAGATTCTCTAGCTGCCGGCCAAACTCCGAACAGATCAATAGATACTGGTTATACAGATTTAATAGCACAAGAGTTGAAAAAATCTCAGCAGCTTGCTTATTATTCGAAGGCACTTGCATTTCCAGGATATACAACAGCTGATGTGTTAAAAACAGTTCGCACAAAAGAATCAAAGGAATTACTTAAAAATGCATCAATTGTTACCATTTCAGCAGGGGCAAATGATTTACTAAGGCTTGTGCAATTAAATGCAGCGAATGGTTCAATTTCGTACAAGCAAATTCAAGTAAATTATGCCTTAAATATGGTACGCAAAAATATGGAAGCAATTGTGAAAGAAGTTCAAGTGACTGCACCAAACGCAAAGATATATGTGTTGGGTTACTATTTTTCCTATCCTCATTTACGAGAAACACAAAAAGTAGGTATAAGAAAAGAGTTAAATGCACTGCATTCCATATTAAAAACGGAAGCGGAGGCCAATGGAGCAATATACGTATCTGTTGAGGAAGATTTTTCTAATAAAGAAAAAGAGTTGCTACCTAATGTATCGGATGTGCATCCTACAATGGAAGGATACCGTCTGATGGCTAATGCTTTTTTCAAAAAGTACAATGCGAATTTACAAGTAAATCCAAAGGAATTGCCTGCTCCAAATCCTTTAACTTTTGAACAAATCCTTAATAGTCAAAAGGAAAAAGCAGAGACTCCCGTTTCAAGAGTAGAGGGTCTTGATCGTTATTTGTCACTTACGGAATTAAGGCCATTGATATAA
- a CDS encoding DUF4870 domain-containing protein gives MENNRILSALSYFSVLFAPFILPIIVFFVSQDTEVKHHAKRSLISHLIPFGFMIILFIALFSSFFSVFMNAAVNEQSLFMASAPFLFILLYLVSYIIILVWNIIQGVKVLR, from the coding sequence ATAGAAAACAACCGAATTTTATCTGCACTATCTTATTTTAGTGTATTGTTTGCGCCTTTTATACTTCCGATTATTGTATTTTTTGTTTCTCAGGATACCGAAGTGAAACATCATGCGAAACGTTCGCTAATTTCGCATCTGATACCCTTTGGATTTATGATTATATTGTTTATAGCTCTATTCTCAAGCTTTTTTTCAGTATTTATGAATGCAGCTGTTAATGAGCAATCACTTTTTATGGCATCAGCACCGTTTTTATTCATATTATTGTACTTAGTCAGTTATATTATTATCCTTGTATGGAATATTATCCAAGGTGTAAAGGTACTAAGATAA
- a CDS encoding M20 family metallopeptidase, with product MIDLLKDLIRIKSDDVDGANEALLFCQNWLEEKGIGTTLHKKNSKLMLVSEIGFGKECIIWNGHVDVVPGNKEQFNPFIEGDKLYGRGSADMKAGVAAMMQAFYELSKASDQLTKRVQLHIVTDEETNGETSEYLVEQGYHGDFVICGEPTHLHIGLQAKGIVQLDIKMKGKSSHGSRPWEGINAIEEAIALDKEIRQLSFLTASNKFYDYPSLNLAKIHAGERYNIVPDECIIGYDIRYVPGQDPTEIIQGITDVAHKHFPGNEVLIYASEPAVTTNDNNPYVIQLQSETTIKTGRDTNLFGQHGSADTRFYAKNGAGAVEFGPSGADWHGEKEYVSISSVETYKDILVSFAKS from the coding sequence ATGATAGATTTATTGAAAGACTTAATTCGTATAAAAAGTGATGATGTAGATGGAGCAAATGAAGCACTTTTATTTTGTCAAAATTGGCTGGAAGAAAAGGGAATTGGTACAACTTTACATAAAAAAAATTCAAAGCTTATGCTTGTATCAGAAATCGGCTTTGGAAAGGAATGCATCATTTGGAATGGGCATGTTGATGTGGTTCCTGGCAACAAAGAGCAATTTAATCCTTTTATAGAAGGTGACAAATTATATGGTCGTGGCTCTGCAGACATGAAAGCGGGAGTTGCTGCTATGATGCAAGCATTCTATGAACTTTCAAAAGCATCAGATCAACTAACGAAAAGAGTCCAACTACATATTGTTACCGACGAGGAAACAAATGGAGAAACATCCGAGTATTTAGTTGAACAAGGATATCATGGTGATTTCGTTATTTGCGGAGAACCAACTCACCTTCATATTGGCCTCCAAGCAAAAGGAATTGTCCAATTGGATATTAAAATGAAAGGCAAATCCAGTCATGGCAGTCGTCCTTGGGAAGGTATAAATGCAATAGAAGAAGCAATTGCTTTAGATAAAGAAATTCGACAACTCTCTTTTTTAACTGCTAGTAATAAATTTTATGATTATCCTTCTTTAAACTTGGCTAAAATACATGCAGGTGAAAGATACAATATCGTTCCAGACGAGTGTATCATAGGCTACGATATTCGCTATGTGCCTGGACAAGACCCAACAGAGATAATTCAAGGAATAACAGATGTTGCTCACAAACATTTCCCTGGAAATGAAGTGCTCATTTATGCCTCTGAACCAGCAGTCACAACTAACGACAATAATCCCTATGTTATTCAGCTACAATCCGAAACTACTATAAAAACAGGACGAGATACTAACTTATTTGGACAACACGGATCAGCGGATACCCGTTTCTATGCAAAAAATGGAGCAGGAGCTGTAGAGTTTGGACCGTCAGGAGCAGATTGGCATGGAGAAAAAGAGTATGTCTCTATTTCATCCGTAGAAACATATAAAGATATTTTAGTCTCCTTTGCCAAAAGTTGA
- the thiT gene encoding energy-coupled thiamine transporter ThiT, protein MKNQRVLLLVEIAIFAALGYILDIIGFGMPQGGTVTFVLVPVILIAFRRGIVAGLITGFLIGMLQVVTGRFYAAPLSLEVVILQVGIDYFIAFMVAGFAGLLRPAFLKAYENKDKMKMATAVIIGAFIAAFLRYLAHVTSGILFFGEFAGDQNVILYSLIYNSTYMIPVFLLAAFVCMILFLKAPRLILPNKA, encoded by the coding sequence ATGAAAAATCAACGCGTTTTATTGTTAGTGGAAATCGCAATTTTTGCGGCTCTTGGATATATTTTGGATATTATAGGATTTGGTATGCCACAAGGTGGTACAGTCACATTTGTGCTTGTTCCTGTAATTTTAATAGCATTTCGTCGCGGGATAGTCGCTGGCCTTATAACAGGATTTTTAATCGGTATGCTGCAAGTTGTAACAGGCCGTTTTTATGCAGCACCATTATCATTGGAAGTTGTCATTCTACAAGTGGGAATTGATTATTTTATTGCTTTCATGGTAGCAGGATTTGCAGGATTACTAAGACCTGCCTTTTTAAAGGCATATGAAAACAAAGATAAAATGAAAATGGCTACCGCGGTAATTATTGGAGCTTTTATTGCAGCATTTCTTCGCTATCTTGCACATGTGACTTCTGGTATTCTGTTTTTTGGTGAATTTGCTGGCGATCAAAACGTTATTCTTTATTCATTAATCTATAATTCTACTTATATGATTCCAGTATTTTTGCTAGCAGCATTCGTTTGTATGATACTATTCCTAAAGGCTCCTCGCCTTATACTGCCGAATAAAGCATAA
- the map gene encoding type I methionyl aminopeptidase produces the protein MIVQTNEELEALKKIGRIVAEIRDAMRAATKPGITTKELDEIGGKLFNEHGAISGPMGEYDFPGYTCISVNEEVAHGIPGSRIIKDGDVVNIDVSGSCDGYFADTGISFVVGEGYEEKEKLCAVAESAFNRAMLKVKVGSKLNQIGKAVEREAKENGLHVIMNLTGHGIGKSLHEAPQHVLNYYDAWDPTILKEGMVLAVEPFISQKAEHIVESGDGWTFVTPDKSLVAQIEHTIVVTKEGPLLLTKLD, from the coding sequence ATGATTGTACAAACAAATGAAGAATTAGAAGCTTTAAAAAAAATAGGTCGTATTGTTGCTGAAATTCGGGATGCAATGAGAGCTGCAACGAAGCCAGGTATTACAACAAAGGAACTGGATGAAATTGGTGGTAAGCTCTTTAATGAGCACGGAGCAATTTCAGGTCCAATGGGTGAGTATGATTTCCCAGGCTATACTTGTATAAGTGTTAATGAAGAGGTTGCTCATGGTATTCCAGGTTCCCGTATCATTAAAGATGGTGATGTTGTCAATATTGACGTATCAGGCTCATGTGATGGTTATTTTGCTGACACAGGTATTTCCTTTGTTGTTGGTGAAGGTTATGAGGAGAAAGAAAAGTTATGTGCAGTGGCAGAAAGCGCATTTAACCGGGCAATGTTAAAGGTAAAAGTCGGTTCTAAATTGAATCAAATTGGAAAAGCGGTTGAAAGAGAAGCAAAGGAAAATGGTTTGCACGTTATTATGAACCTTACAGGTCATGGAATTGGTAAATCACTTCATGAAGCTCCGCAGCACGTGCTCAATTATTATGATGCTTGGGACCCGACAATTTTAAAAGAAGGTATGGTGCTAGCGGTAGAGCCATTTATTTCTCAAAAAGCTGAACATATAGTAGAATCGGGAGATGGTTGGACATTCGTGACACCAGACAAATCGTTAGTTGCCCAAATTGAGCATACGATTGTCGTAACAAAAGAGGGCCCGCTTTTATTAACAAAATTAGATTAA
- a CDS encoding TspO/MBR family protein produces MIKIIILIISLFSTILVNLLANTLPINHHTTGEISNRLPSLFTPASYVFLIWIPIYLLLAYWIWNNVKEFKNGESISTIRVILFVCSSILNILWIFLWHYELFLLSLIDIFALLGVLFLFYKTYSSEEQLWIKRLPISIYLGWIFVATFANIDYYLTYVEFGGWGMTKSLWAVIFLTIATAIALHFRYHYNDPTIVLVFIWAFLGIACRHMLDELLITAASIFLSCVLIVGILFIKKMPQKS; encoded by the coding sequence ATGATTAAAATAATCATTTTGATTATAAGCTTGTTCTCTACCATCTTGGTAAATTTACTCGCAAATACTCTACCGATTAATCATCATACAACCGGAGAAATTTCAAATAGACTACCTTCATTATTTACTCCCGCAAGCTACGTATTTCTCATATGGATTCCCATATATTTATTACTAGCATATTGGATTTGGAATAATGTTAAAGAATTTAAAAATGGAGAGTCCATATCCACGATAAGAGTTATATTATTTGTTTGTAGCTCCATTTTAAATATTCTTTGGATTTTCTTGTGGCATTATGAGTTGTTTTTATTATCGCTTATAGATATATTTGCTTTATTAGGAGTCTTGTTTTTATTTTATAAAACGTATTCTTCTGAAGAGCAATTATGGATAAAGCGGCTCCCTATTTCTATTTACTTAGGATGGATATTCGTCGCTACATTTGCAAATATCGACTACTATCTTACTTATGTAGAATTTGGTGGTTGGGGCATGACGAAATCACTCTGGGCTGTTATTTTCCTAACAATTGCTACAGCAATTGCTTTACATTTTCGCTACCATTATAATGACCCAACAATCGTGTTAGTCTTTATTTGGGCGTTTTTAGGGATTGCCTGTCGACATATGTTAGATGAATTATTAATAACTGCCGCGTCCATTTTTTTAAGCTGTGTACTTATAGTAGGAATATTATTTATAAAAAAAATGCCTCAGAAATCATAA
- a CDS encoding M3 family oligoendopeptidase yields MREVVYPITWDLDVFFEGGSESKELRNHLDQVKEKLKVFGEKLESFTTPASVQEASKIVSIIDELKDIATNLSQAGAVIGCFQAQDTTDKKASLLEGEIGSIYAKFSSLLLGIQQTISKTPDEVWTELIKTDELLEFSFVLNEWREEAKRMLSEKEESMITALGVDGYHAWGQLYDLLVGDIRVKVKVDGVEKELSVGQANNLSSHEDGTTRKEAFEVLEAAWTEKEEFFAKTLNHLAGFRLSIYEKRGWESVLQEPLEINRMKQETLDAMWGAISKNKAPFVEYLNVKSTMLGKEGMHWYDLDAPVSASTEKMDYQQGAEFILKHFKEFGPKLESFSRNAFEKGWIEAEDRPNKRPGGFCTGMPVSEESRIFMTYSGTMSNVSTLAHELGHAFHSYALRPVHWMNRQYAMGVAETASTFAEMIVADAAVKEAKTNDEKIALLEDKIQRSVAFFMNIHARFLFETRFYEERKNGIVSATRLNELMEIAQKEAYGEALETTHPHFWASKLHFYITGVPFYNFPYTFGYLFSLSIYAKAINEGANFEEKYIALLQDTAVMSVEDLAMKHLGEDITEEEFWIKGINLCIQDVNEFIQLTNAKG; encoded by the coding sequence ATGAGAGAAGTAGTATATCCAATTACATGGGATTTAGATGTGTTCTTTGAAGGTGGAAGTGAATCTAAAGAGTTACGAAACCATTTAGATCAAGTGAAAGAAAAATTAAAGGTTTTTGGAGAAAAATTAGAAAGTTTTACTACTCCGGCATCTGTTCAGGAAGCAAGTAAAATCGTTAGTATCATTGATGAATTAAAGGACATTGCGACTAACTTATCTCAAGCTGGAGCAGTTATTGGCTGTTTTCAAGCACAAGACACTACAGATAAAAAAGCTTCTCTTTTGGAAGGAGAGATAGGAAGTATTTATGCAAAGTTTTCTTCCCTGCTGTTAGGCATACAACAAACGATCAGCAAGACACCAGATGAGGTATGGACAGAATTAATAAAAACAGATGAATTACTCGAATTTTCTTTTGTTCTAAATGAGTGGAGAGAAGAAGCAAAGAGAATGCTTTCTGAAAAAGAAGAGTCTATGATTACAGCCCTTGGTGTAGATGGCTACCATGCATGGGGGCAGCTATATGATTTGTTGGTAGGGGATATTAGAGTAAAAGTTAAAGTGGATGGAGTAGAAAAAGAACTTTCAGTAGGTCAAGCTAATAACTTAAGCTCTCACGAAGATGGTACTACACGTAAAGAAGCATTTGAAGTTTTAGAAGCAGCTTGGACAGAGAAAGAAGAATTTTTTGCTAAAACTTTAAATCATTTAGCAGGTTTCCGTTTGTCTATTTATGAAAAAAGAGGCTGGGAATCTGTCCTACAAGAACCACTTGAGATAAATCGTATGAAGCAGGAGACATTAGATGCGATGTGGGGTGCTATTTCCAAAAATAAAGCTCCTTTCGTCGAATATTTAAATGTAAAATCGACAATGCTAGGAAAAGAAGGTATGCATTGGTATGATTTGGATGCGCCGGTAAGTGCTTCAACCGAGAAAATGGATTACCAACAAGGTGCAGAATTTATATTAAAGCATTTTAAAGAGTTTGGACCAAAATTAGAATCCTTTTCAAGAAATGCCTTTGAAAAAGGGTGGATTGAAGCAGAAGACCGCCCAAACAAGCGCCCAGGAGGGTTTTGTACAGGAATGCCGGTTTCAGAAGAATCCCGTATTTTCATGACGTACAGTGGAACTATGTCCAATGTTTCTACACTTGCACATGAATTGGGACATGCTTTTCATTCATATGCTTTAAGACCAGTACATTGGATGAATCGCCAGTACGCAATGGGAGTAGCAGAAACGGCATCTACGTTTGCGGAAATGATTGTAGCAGACGCAGCGGTAAAAGAAGCAAAAACGAACGATGAAAAGATTGCTTTACTAGAGGATAAAATCCAAAGAAGTGTTGCTTTCTTTATGAATATTCATGCTCGCTTCTTATTTGAAACAAGATTTTATGAGGAACGTAAAAATGGAATCGTTTCAGCTACAAGATTAAATGAGTTGATGGAAATTGCTCAAAAAGAAGCATACGGTGAAGCACTAGAAACAACACATCCTCATTTCTGGGCTTCTAAATTGCATTTCTATATTACAGGGGTACCTTTTTATAACTTCCCATACACATTTGGTTATTTATTTTCATTAAGTATATATGCGAAAGCAATTAACGAAGGTGCAAATTTTGAAGAAAAATATATTGCACTTCTTCAAGATACTGCCGTAATGTCAGTAGAGGATTTAGCGATGAAGCATCTTGGTGAAGATATTACTGAAGAGGAATTTTGGATTAAAGGGATTAATCTTTGCATTCAAGATGTAAACGAGTTCATTCAATTAACTAATGCAAAAGGGTGA
- a CDS encoding GNAT family N-acetyltransferase produces the protein MIYLEGDRCYLRTLNVKDAPNLADLVYRNKKYWAVYEPLHRDDYYTTSVQREKIRESLLLMNEKREFSFGVFQHDTDRMIGSISLYSLKRMPFSSGLIGYSIDENLTGKGIASEAVHLVKLFGFEHAHLNRIEAYVSPRNLGSIKVLENNAFHREGLLRSLLYINGKWEDHYIYACISEDF, from the coding sequence TTGATCTATTTAGAAGGTGACAGATGTTATTTACGGACATTAAATGTAAAGGACGCACCCAATCTTGCAGATCTTGTTTATAGAAACAAAAAATATTGGGCTGTATATGAACCATTGCATCGAGATGATTATTATACAACCTCTGTGCAAAGAGAGAAAATTCGAGAGTCGCTATTATTAATGAATGAAAAAAGAGAATTCAGCTTTGGGGTATTTCAACATGATACCGATCGGATGATAGGTAGTATTTCATTGTATAGCTTAAAAAGAATGCCTTTTTCTAGTGGACTAATCGGCTATTCAATAGACGAAAATTTAACGGGTAAAGGTATTGCATCGGAAGCTGTACACCTTGTTAAATTGTTTGGGTTTGAACATGCTCATTTGAATCGTATAGAAGCTTATGTATCACCTAGAAATCTAGGGTCAATTAAAGTCTTGGAGAACAATGCATTTCATCGAGAAGGATTACTTCGAAGTCTTCTCTATATTAATGGTAAGTGGGAAGATCATTATATTTATGCATGCATTAGTGAGGACTTCTGA
- a CDS encoding beta-class carbonic anhydrase has protein sequence MPSLKEILAYNESFVQNKLYEPFLTTKFPNKRIVILTCMDTRLVEMLPKSMNFKNGDVKIVKSAGAVINHPFGGIMRSLIVAVYELQADEIYVIGHYDCGMSAIQTDKIIGKMTTRGIDPKIFDILKNSGVEVEKWLEGFSDVKDSVLHSVDMIRNHPLMLGSIPVHGLIIDPNTGRLDLVKDGNLDVK, from the coding sequence ATGCCTAGTTTAAAAGAAATATTAGCTTACAATGAATCCTTTGTACAAAATAAGTTGTATGAACCATTTTTAACGACAAAATTTCCAAATAAACGAATTGTAATATTAACATGTATGGACACAAGGCTCGTAGAAATGCTACCTAAATCCATGAACTTTAAAAACGGTGATGTTAAAATTGTAAAAAGTGCTGGTGCTGTTATAAACCATCCGTTTGGTGGCATCATGCGCAGTCTAATCGTGGCAGTTTATGAACTTCAAGCGGACGAAATATACGTTATTGGTCACTATGATTGCGGTATGAGTGCTATTCAAACAGATAAAATCATCGGCAAAATGACTACAAGAGGTATAGATCCAAAAATATTTGATATATTGAAGAATTCCGGGGTAGAAGTAGAAAAATGGTTAGAAGGTTTTTCTGATGTTAAAGACAGTGTTTTACATAGCGTCGATATGATTAGAAATCACCCACTAATGCTTGGTAGCATACCTGTTCATGGGCTCATCATTGATCCTAATACTGGTAGATTAGATTTAGTGAAAGATGGCAATCTCGACGTAAAATAG
- the mreBH gene encoding rod-share determining protein MreBH yields MFSNTHIGIDLGTANTLVYTKSKGLLLNEPTVVAINTKTKEIIAFGEKAKQMIGKTPASIEVIRPLKDGVIADFDVTTELLKLIMQKAGKKLGTALRKPTVIVCTPSGATSVERRAIQDAVRQSGAKEVQLMEEPVAAAIGAGLPVNEPVASMVVDIGGGTTEVGIISFGGVVASNTVKAAGDKMDEAIINFIRKEYNILIGEPTAEEIKKTIGHALVPHSVEQMDVRGRDVVTGLPKTIHLSSTQIQGVLAESLETILETIRATLEICPPELAGDIVDHGVVLTGGGALLKDMKEWLSTVIEVPVHIAPEPLQSVAIGTGKSFFISERKQRVAK; encoded by the coding sequence ATGTTTTCAAATACTCATATTGGAATAGATTTAGGAACAGCAAATACATTAGTATATACAAAAAGCAAAGGCTTACTTTTAAATGAACCGACTGTTGTCGCAATAAACACTAAAACAAAAGAAATTATCGCATTTGGTGAGAAAGCAAAACAAATGATCGGTAAAACACCAGCTTCTATCGAAGTTATTCGACCTTTAAAAGATGGTGTCATAGCGGATTTTGATGTTACGACAGAATTATTAAAACTGATAATGCAAAAAGCTGGCAAGAAGCTAGGCACTGCTTTAAGAAAGCCGACTGTTATTGTTTGTACCCCCTCTGGTGCTACATCCGTTGAACGCAGAGCAATCCAAGATGCGGTTAGACAAAGTGGAGCAAAAGAGGTCCAACTGATGGAAGAGCCGGTAGCTGCAGCAATTGGTGCAGGACTTCCTGTAAATGAACCAGTTGCAAGCATGGTGGTTGATATTGGTGGTGGTACTACAGAGGTTGGAATTATCTCATTTGGTGGAGTTGTTGCTTCCAACACTGTAAAAGCTGCTGGAGATAAAATGGATGAAGCTATTATCAATTTTATTCGTAAAGAATATAATATTTTAATTGGAGAACCAACTGCTGAAGAAATTAAGAAAACAATCGGACATGCATTGGTGCCACATTCAGTAGAACAAATGGATGTAAGAGGAAGAGATGTTGTTACAGGCTTACCAAAAACAATACATCTTTCATCTACACAGATTCAGGGAGTTTTAGCAGAATCACTTGAAACTATTTTAGAAACTATTAGGGCTACATTAGAAATTTGTCCTCCTGAGTTGGCTGGTGATATTGTAGATCATGGCGTTGTATTAACAGGTGGAGGCGCTCTATTAAAAGATATGAAAGAGTGGCTTTCAACAGTTATTGAAGTACCTGTTCATATTGCCCCTGAACCTCTACAATCAGTAGCTATCGGTACAGGAAAATCATTTTTTATCTCTGAGAGAAAACAAAGAGTAGCAAAATAA